The following proteins come from a genomic window of Candidatus Protochlamydia phocaeensis:
- a CDS encoding tRNA (cytidine(34)-2'-O)-methyltransferase, with protein sequence MKIILYQPQIPQNAGNIVRTCAVTGSDLIMVRPLGFSTQDRWLKRAGLDYWEGVKVSFIDDLPAYLSQQNAPFYFFSSKATKLYNSVSYSPDALLIFGSETTGLPASFFETWPDRFVKLPMVPHARCLNLATSAGIALYEAWRQQNFQFESES encoded by the coding sequence ATGAAAATTATCTTGTACCAACCTCAAATTCCGCAAAATGCCGGCAATATTGTGAGAACATGCGCAGTGACAGGATCTGACCTGATCATGGTCCGTCCGCTTGGTTTCAGCACACAAGACCGCTGGCTAAAACGCGCAGGCTTGGACTATTGGGAAGGCGTTAAGGTGTCTTTCATTGATGACCTGCCCGCCTATTTATCTCAACAGAACGCCCCCTTTTACTTTTTTTCAAGTAAAGCCACCAAGCTCTATAATTCCGTCTCTTATTCTCCCGATGCCCTCTTGATTTTCGGCTCGGAGACAACCGGTCTTCCAGCCTCTTTTTTTGAGACATGGCCCGATCGATTTGTTAAATTGCCCATGGTTCCCCATGCGCGCTGTTTAAACTTGGCCACTTCAGCCGGTATTGCCTTATATGAAGCCTGGCGCCAGCAAAACTTTCAGTTTGAAAGCGAATCTTAA
- the aspS gene encoding aspartate--tRNA ligase, with protein sequence MFDYRRTHDCGTLRKEDIDSSVILSGWVNRRRDHGGLIFIDLRDRFGLTQLVFDPIKSPSAHLAAEKLRSEWVISIKGTVIPRQEGMTNPKLATGEIEVLVNEIEILSKAKTPPFSISDDLIDVNEELRLKYRYLDIRRGDVAKKLIVRHRAMLTTRQYLDQKGFLEITTPILGKSTPEGARDYLVPSRIYPGTFYALPQSPQIFKQLLMVAGMDRYFQIAPCFRDEDLRADRQPEFTQIDMEMSFGVPEDLMAIIEGLIKTIFKACIGLDISTPFRRLPHQICMEKYGSDRPDLRFGMELHRLDEIASQSTFSVFLDQLREGGIVKGFCIKGGADLSRKAIDEYTEFVGRLGIKGLAWMKRAESGLNSSIVKFFPEPIQERLIKEMQMDVGDLIFMIADAPSRTNQALDHLRRKVARDRNLIDPNRYEFLWVTDFPLFSWDEEARRLQSEHHPFTSPNPEDIHLLDSEPLKMRSSGYDIVLNGYEIGGGSQRIHNSELQQKIFECLKLTPEELESKFGFFLEALSYGTPPHLGIALGLDRLVMILTQTENIRDVIAFPKTQKASDLMLECPSKVSSEQLKELEIRVPDSQFSWT encoded by the coding sequence AAGTCCCTCTGCACACTTGGCAGCGGAAAAACTACGATCGGAATGGGTGATTTCCATTAAAGGCACAGTGATTCCTCGTCAAGAAGGAATGACAAACCCTAAATTGGCGACCGGAGAAATTGAAGTTCTCGTCAATGAAATTGAGATTTTATCTAAAGCTAAGACGCCTCCCTTTTCGATCAGCGATGACCTAATAGACGTCAACGAAGAATTAAGGCTCAAATACCGCTACCTGGATATCCGACGGGGGGATGTAGCGAAAAAGCTTATCGTCCGCCATCGGGCTATGCTTACAACTAGGCAATATTTGGATCAAAAAGGCTTTTTGGAAATTACCACCCCAATTTTAGGGAAGTCCACGCCAGAGGGAGCCCGCGATTACCTGGTCCCTTCACGCATTTATCCAGGGACCTTCTATGCCCTTCCCCAATCCCCTCAAATCTTTAAGCAATTGTTAATGGTAGCCGGCATGGACCGCTATTTTCAAATTGCCCCTTGCTTTAGGGATGAGGATTTAAGGGCAGATCGCCAGCCGGAGTTCACTCAGATTGACATGGAAATGAGTTTTGGAGTGCCTGAAGATTTGATGGCCATTATTGAAGGATTGATCAAAACCATTTTTAAAGCCTGTATCGGCCTGGACATTTCAACGCCTTTCCGACGCCTTCCTCATCAAATTTGTATGGAAAAATATGGAAGCGACCGCCCAGATCTCCGTTTTGGCATGGAACTGCATCGTTTGGATGAAATTGCAAGCCAATCGACGTTCTCTGTTTTTCTCGATCAGCTGCGCGAAGGCGGGATTGTCAAAGGCTTTTGCATCAAAGGGGGAGCCGACTTATCCCGCAAAGCCATTGATGAATATACAGAATTTGTCGGACGCCTTGGAATTAAAGGCTTGGCTTGGATGAAGCGGGCAGAAAGCGGGCTGAACTCAAGCATTGTAAAATTTTTTCCAGAACCCATCCAAGAGCGTCTCATTAAGGAAATGCAAATGGACGTTGGAGATCTTATCTTTATGATTGCCGACGCTCCTTCCCGAACCAACCAAGCGCTAGATCATCTGCGCCGTAAAGTCGCCCGCGACCGCAACCTAATCGATCCCAACCGCTATGAATTTTTATGGGTGACAGATTTTCCTTTATTCAGTTGGGATGAAGAGGCAAGACGCCTGCAAAGCGAACATCACCCGTTTACTTCTCCCAATCCGGAAGATATCCACTTGCTGGACAGCGAGCCTTTAAAAATGCGTTCATCCGGCTATGATATTGTTCTCAATGGCTATGAAATTGGCGGAGGATCCCAGCGTATCCACAACAGCGAGCTGCAGCAAAAGATTTTCGAATGCCTCAAACTCACTCCAGAAGAGTTGGAGAGTAAATTCGGCTTCTTTTTAGAAGCGTTAAGCTATGGTACGCCGCCTCACTTAGGGATTGCCCTTGGATTGGATCGTTTGGTCATGATTCTGACGCAGACGGAAAACATACGCGACGTCATAGCCTTTCCTAAGACACAGAAAGCGAGCGATCTCATGCTGGAATGCCCATCGAAAGTGTCTAGCGAGCAGCTTAAAGAGTTAGAAATCCGCGTTCCTGACTCTCAATTTTCTTGGACTTAA
- a CDS encoding DUF2905 domain-containing protein, which yields MGKLLIIVGLIFVIAGLLITFKISIPFFGKMPGDIVIKGEHVQFYFPLVSCLILSLILSLLFYLFSR from the coding sequence ATGGGAAAGTTGTTGATCATCGTCGGTTTGATTTTCGTTATAGCGGGATTGCTAATAACCTTTAAAATTTCCATTCCCTTTTTTGGTAAAATGCCCGGAGATATTGTCATTAAGGGCGAGCATGTTCAATTTTATTTTCCCCTGGTCAGTTGCCTTATTTTAAGCCTGATCCTTTCCCTTCTTTTCTATCTGTTCTCACGCTAG
- a CDS encoding rhodanese-related sulfurtransferase has translation MPEKPIFFVLAYYYFTRIPDPHQEVLAHKEFFNNRQLTSRIYISEQGINGQMSGIREDAEAYMRWMHANPLFEKVVFKIHTHHENVFPRQTIKYRPQLVALDEEVDLEETGEHVSPEKWKEMLENEKKPLVLDVRNEYEWQVGRFEGAECPPCETFREFKQYAEELKEKVDPQSTPVMMYCTGGIRCELYSSLLRKQGFKDVYQLDGGIINYGLKQGSDHWLGKLFVFDDRLTVPISADSTPVIGKCHHCQTPIEAYYNCANMDCNHLFLCCPTCLQHYSGCCQSSCQTAPRVRPYHQQDAHKPFRKWYHYFKETPAK, from the coding sequence ATGCCTGAAAAACCTATTTTCTTTGTTCTAGCCTATTATTATTTTACTCGAATTCCCGATCCTCATCAAGAAGTCTTAGCACATAAAGAATTTTTCAATAACCGCCAACTCACTTCGCGCATTTATATTTCAGAGCAAGGAATCAACGGGCAAATGAGCGGCATTCGCGAAGATGCGGAAGCCTATATGCGCTGGATGCATGCCAATCCGCTCTTTGAGAAGGTCGTTTTTAAAATTCACACTCATCATGAGAACGTTTTTCCCAGACAAACAATCAAATACCGTCCGCAATTAGTTGCTTTAGACGAGGAAGTCGACTTGGAAGAAACGGGAGAGCATGTATCTCCTGAAAAATGGAAAGAAATGCTTGAAAACGAGAAAAAGCCTCTTGTATTGGACGTTCGCAATGAATACGAATGGCAAGTCGGCCGCTTTGAAGGAGCCGAATGCCCGCCTTGCGAGACCTTCCGCGAATTCAAGCAATATGCAGAAGAACTCAAGGAAAAAGTAGATCCACAGTCCACTCCTGTCATGATGTATTGTACAGGAGGAATCCGCTGCGAACTTTATTCTTCTTTGCTTAGAAAGCAAGGCTTCAAAGATGTGTATCAGCTCGATGGCGGAATTATCAACTATGGGCTCAAACAAGGCAGCGATCATTGGCTTGGCAAACTCTTCGTCTTTGATGACCGCTTAACCGTGCCAATTAGCGCAGATTCCACTCCTGTTATAGGCAAATGCCATCATTGCCAAACGCCTATCGAGGCCTACTACAACTGTGCCAATATGGATTGCAATCATTTGTTCCTTTGCTGTCCCACCTGCTTGCAACACTATTCAGGATGCTGCCAGTCCTCCTGCCAAACAGCTCCTCGCGTTCGCCCCTATCATCAACAAGATGCCCATAAGCCATTCCGCAAATGGTATCATTACTTCAAAGAAACGCCGGCCAAGTAG
- a CDS encoding FKBP-type peptidyl-prolyl cis-trans isomerase, translated as MLKKTRLVTLTSLGILLGCCSLQAQDSGNATDKSEKRAQATTEKADKYDQIDMKKLSEAFGHFIGRNLQSPGLKFDLESIIKGIREGAAGEPAPLSEKEYEEMMTAVQERAFKEMSASNLKAANEFMSKNAHEQGVNEIISGKLQYKTLKEGSGATVEPHSSPKIHYTGKYQDGTVFGTSEEMGGPITIPLDQTIPGFSKGIVGMKEGEKRRLFVHPDLGYGTTGQLPPNELLIFDIEVVKANSDDAKAKSKNAASLKGQEDQNSNSDEDEEDELYLDDEDFEDEPKEAVKKDTSASTTPARSSNTTR; from the coding sequence ATGTTAAAAAAGACGCGATTAGTGACTTTAACAAGTCTTGGAATCCTGCTAGGATGTTGTTCACTGCAAGCACAAGACAGTGGCAATGCAACAGACAAATCCGAGAAGCGTGCGCAAGCGACAACAGAAAAAGCCGATAAATACGATCAAATCGATATGAAAAAGTTATCCGAGGCTTTCGGACATTTTATTGGCCGTAACTTGCAATCCCCGGGCTTAAAATTCGATTTAGAAAGCATCATTAAAGGGATTCGTGAAGGCGCAGCTGGAGAGCCAGCCCCGCTTTCTGAAAAAGAATACGAAGAAATGATGACGGCAGTTCAAGAAAGAGCGTTTAAAGAAATGTCGGCTTCCAATCTGAAAGCGGCAAATGAATTCATGTCCAAAAACGCTCATGAGCAAGGTGTTAATGAGATTATTTCAGGCAAGCTTCAGTATAAAACTTTAAAAGAAGGATCTGGAGCAACTGTAGAGCCTCATTCTTCTCCAAAGATTCATTATACGGGCAAATACCAAGATGGCACTGTTTTTGGAACATCAGAAGAAATGGGTGGTCCAATCACAATTCCTCTTGACCAGACCATTCCAGGCTTCAGCAAAGGGATTGTGGGAATGAAAGAAGGCGAAAAACGCCGTCTTTTTGTTCATCCTGACCTAGGCTATGGAACAACCGGCCAATTGCCTCCTAATGAACTTCTCATTTTTGATATTGAAGTCGTCAAAGCCAATTCTGATGATGCTAAGGCAAAATCTAAAAATGCCGCATCTTTGAAAGGGCAAGAAGACCAAAATAGCAATAGCGATGAAGACGAAGAAGATGAACTCTATTTAGATGATGAAGATTTTGAGGATGAGCCTAAAGAGGCTGTAAAAAAAGACACCTCTGCCTCTACGACTCCTGCCCGCTCTTCTAATACAACTCGCTAA
- the trxA gene encoding thioredoxin: MADKLAHLTDDNFQQTIEKGVTLVDFYATWCGPCRMIAPIVEQLAGMVQGKACIAKLDIDQAQQTTASLQITSVPTLILFKDGKEVKRVVGVKDLDYLLNLVQSFS, translated from the coding sequence ATGGCAGACAAGTTAGCTCATTTGACAGATGACAATTTTCAGCAAACGATCGAAAAGGGAGTCACCCTAGTTGATTTTTATGCAACTTGGTGCGGTCCTTGCCGCATGATCGCTCCCATTGTCGAGCAATTGGCTGGAATGGTTCAAGGAAAAGCCTGCATTGCCAAGCTTGATATCGATCAGGCCCAGCAAACAACAGCCTCTTTGCAAATTACTTCTGTTCCCACTTTAATTTTGTTTAAAGACGGCAAGGAAGTCAAAAGAGTCGTAGGAGTAAAAGATTTAGATTATCTTTTGAACCTCGTGCAATCGTTTAGCTAA